The segment GTATTAAAAGCTATCATGGTGGCGTTGATTATAGGGCGGCGATAGGGCAAAAGGTGGCGAGTGCTAATGATGGGATAGTAAGAATCGCTAAAGATAGATATTATGCTGGAAAGAGCGTTGTAATTGACCATGGTGGTGGTATTTATACACAATATTATCACTTAGATAGGATAGATGTCAAAGTCGGTCAAAAGGTTACTAAAGGTGAGAAAATCGGCTTAAGCGGTGCGAGTGGTAGGGTGAGTGGGCCACATTTGCACTTTGGGATTATAGTGCGAAATACTCAAGTTGATCCATTAATTTTTATAGAAAAATTCAACTCAATTTTTTAAATTCACATTTTTTAAACAAGAGCTATATATAATTTCACTATATTTTATATAGAAAGGATTTAAAATGAAAAAGATTTTAAGTATAGCTTTAGCGGCTATGGTAAGTAGCAGCGTGGCATTTGGTGCTGATAGTGCGACTAGTTTAAGCAAAGAGATGTTCGAGTTTAAAAAAGAAGCTAGTAAGGAGTATTATAAAATTCAAAAAGGTTGCGAGCAAATTCATGATAAAATAGCTAAAGCAACTCAAAATATGGATTCTAAACAAAAAGAGGAATTTTATAAAGAATTTAGATATCAAATGCGTCAAAATATGGCCAAACTAGGCAAAGATGAGCAGTTTTATAATGGAATTTGTGGTCCGCATATAAGAGGTTCAAAAGTAAATAATCGCTTTGATCGCCCAGGTAAATTTGCGCCTAATTGCCCAAATGGTATAAATTCAGATTGTCCAATGAGATGAGTAGCAAAATACTTCTAATAGAAGATGAGCCTATGCTTTGTGAGATGATTAGTGATTATCTTGTGGAGCAGGGCTTTGAAGTTGTAAGTAGTGATAACTATGAAGATGGCTTGAGTTTAGCGTATGAGGGTAAATTTGATATTTTTATCTTTGATGTCAAGATTATAGGAGGTAATGGCTTTGATCTACTTAATGAGCTTAGAAGCTCTGGGATCAATACTCCTTGTATCTATATCACTTCATTAAATGATATAAATGATCTAGTTAAGGGCTTTAAGAGTGGTTGCGATGACTATATCAAAAAGCCTTTTGAGTTAGCTGAATTACATCTAAGAGTAGATAATATCCTAAAACGCAAATTTAGCCACTCAAGTAGTGATAACTATGTAGAAATCTCTCCAAATATAAAGTTTGATATAATACAAAAGAGATTAATCAAAGATAATGCTATAGTCCAAATAGCCAAAAAAGAGGCTGATTTGTTGGTTTTATTTTTAAAAAATCGTGGCAAAATTTTAAGCAGAGATGAGATATATATGAATTTATGGGATTATGGCCAGGTACCAAGTGAGCTAAGTCTAAGAGTATATATCAGAAATTTGCGTAAAATAATTGGCGAAGAAAAGATAATCTCACATCCAAAAATAGGCTATGAATATGTATAGCAAAAAGTATATTTTGCCAATATTTTTGCTATATACTCTTTCTAGTATGATATTTTTAATTGGATTTGCTACTATGTATTATAAAGAGGCGAAATTTGATATAATCAAACGAGATAAGATCCGCTTAGAGGCCTTTGCTAAAGAGCTTGAGTATATACTTCGCTTAAATAATAATATAGATAATATAATGAAATTAAAATCTTTTTATCCAATTAATTTTTATAATATCAAAACAGGTAAATATATCTATAAAAGCTTTGATACACCTAAATTTAAAGGCAAATTTTATGAAGGTTTAGATGCTTTGTATATGAGAGAGAATATCCACGCTAAAAGACGAACAATAGAGCTATTTGTAGAGTTAAAAAGCGAAGATACTATTAAGGATATAAATCAGCTTTTTTGGCGTGTGTGGCTTATTGCTGGGGCGGTTTTTGTTTTGGTTGGGCTTATTGCTTTTGTTTTGGTTAAGCTTGCGTATTTGCCACTTTTGGCACAAATAAAAGCGCTTAATAATTTTATTACAGATACTACGCATGAGATTAATACCCCTTTGAGCGTGATACTTATGAGTAGTGAGATGTTTGATAAAAATCCGCCAAAATATTTAGAAAATATCAAAATAGCAGCCAAAACTCTGAGTGGAATTTATAATGATTTGGCTTTGAATTTAAAGAATAATCCAAATGTTATTAGTAAATTTAATATCCAAACTCTGCTTGAGAGTCGCATTAAGTTATTTGAGCTTTCAGCTAATTCAAAGGGGCTTAAATTTGAGATTAAAACTAGTTCTTTTGAGCTATCTAGCGATATACAAAAAGTTGGTAAAATATTGGATAATCTCATATCAAATGCGATAAAATATAGTAGTAAAAATTCCAAAATTATTATCAATTTAGACCAAAATAGCTTTGAGATAATCAATTTTGGAGCTACTATCTCTAAGGAGAATATAGATAAAATTTATGATAAATTCAGCCGTTTTGATACGCAAAATGGCGGCTTTGGGATTGGGCTTAGCTTGGTTAAGCGATATTGTGATGAGCTTGGGCTTAGTATCGAGTGTGAAAGTGGCGATAATCAAACTAAATTTAGAGTGATTTTAAGAGATTTTAAAGATAGATAATTGGCATGGAGAGAGTCTCCATGCGATTTTAATATAAAATTAAATGTGCTTTTTGTGAGCCATGAACGCCAAAAACAGTTATAAGCTCTATATCAGCTGTCCTAGATGGCCCAGCGATAAATAAAATATTACTTGGTAATTTGCCGTTTTGATCGACTTTTAGGGCGTTTAGAGCGCTTACTAGTGAGTTTTTGACTCTATCTTTTTTAAGTAAAACTATACAAAGATTTGGCGCTAGGCTTAGCATTCTAGGTTGAGCTTGGCTAGATTTTAGCAATGCTACGCCATGAGAGCTGACGCCATATTCGGCATGAACTATAGAGAACTCACTATGAAATACATCGCTTCTTAGCTCTTCTATAGGCTTATCGAAACAGATTTTTTGATCAGCTTTAATCTTATCTAAATTTAAATTCAACCCACTTCCATAGATCATTTTTTTGTATCCATAGCTAGCTACAATCTCATTTATCGTATCTTCTAGAGCTGATGGCTCGCATTCATGGACGATATATTTGTTATCGCTCATTTTTTGCTTCATTTCAGCAAGAGTATTATCTGTAGTTTGGATATGCTCTACTGGATCTATGCTAGGAGTGGATTCATGGCCTGTGATTTTGTAGCTATCTTTTAAGCGAGAAAGAATTAAATTTTTTGATTTAGCTGAAATTTCATCTATTCTATTCATAGCGAACTCCTTCCATATTTTCAAGCTCTTTATATAGATTTTTTTTAATCTGTGGTAGCTCTTTGTATTGGCTCCAGCTTTTTATAACTGGGATTGAGTTTTGGAATTTATGTAAAACTGAGTTAAATAGATGAGTTTTACTAAGGCTAAATCTCCATAAAGCACCATTTGTAGCGATCTTAGCAAACTGCTTCATCGCAAAGGCTTCGGCTCTATTTTTATGGCTATTTTGCGTGCTAAGTGGTGGATTTTTGCCTTGGCCAACTTTATTTGCTCTTAGCTTTCTAATTAGATCAGCTAGCGGGATTCTAACAGGGCAAACCTCACTACATCTACCACAAAGCGAACAAAATGTAAGTATATCACCGGTTGCTTCCATACCAAATATATTTGGACTAATAACCTCGCCAATAGGCCCAGGATAGACAGTTTGATAACTATGGCCGCCGATTTTGTCATATACAGGGCAGAAATTCATACACGCCCCACATCTAATACATCTAAGAGCCTCATAGTAGTCATGATGAGCTAGCATATCACTTCTGTGATGATCAAATAGTATCAAATGAACCTCTTTTGGCCCATCAAATTCATCATTTCTTGGGGCTGTGATTATGTTGTTATATGTAGGGATGAATTGTCCCGTGGCTGATGGTGTGAGTAGATGAACCATAGTAGCAGCATCTTCAAAGCTCTCCATAACCTTCTCAATCCCACAAAGTGCAACATGGATTTTAGGAGCGGTAGTGCACATTCTACCATTTCCTTCATTTTCAATGAGCCAAAATGCGCCCTCTTTAGACATAGCGAAATTTACACCACTAAGTCCCATTTCTAAGCCTTCAAACTGATCTCTTAAATGTTTTCTAGCTATTTGATTTAGTTTTTCTGGTTCGCTTTCTAAATTTGAGCCTAATTTTTCTTGAAAAATTTTGCCTATTTCATTGCGATTTTTATGGATTGCTGGAACGACTATATGGACTGGTGCTTCATCATTTAATTGTATTATTAGCTCACCAAGGTCAGTCTCAATAGCATTTAATCCCTTATTAGCTAGATAGTGATTTAATCCTATCTCTTCACTAGCCATAGATTTGCCTTTTAATATCTTTTTGATATTGTTTTGGCGCATTAACTCATATATTATCTCACAAGCATCAGTAGCTGAGCTAGCCCAATGGACTTTAATGCCGTTTTTTGTGGCGTTTTTTTCGAATTCAATTAATCTATCGCTAAGAGACATTAGGGCGTTATTTTTAGCTTTTTTAGCCTTATCTCTTAATCCTTGCCAATTACTAAATTTCGCATTTATCACATTTAGGCGGTTTTTTTGTAAGGTGTGCATAGCGACTGTGAGATTTTGTCTTAATTGAGTATCGCCAAGTTTGATTTTTACGATTTGTTCGTGTGGCATTTTTTTACTCATAGGGATACTCCTTCTAAGCGTTTAATCAAAAAATCATATAGATGAAGACATTTGATATCTACGCCATTTCGTTTCATTGTGCCTGCAATGTTTAATAAGCAACCACCATCGCCACTTATTAAGTAGCTAGCGCCTGTATTTTTGATATCTTCTATTTTAGCTAGTGCCATTGCGTTTGAGATATCGCTCTCTTTGATTGAAAATGTCCCACCAAAACCGCAGCACTCCTCTTCATGTTCAAGCTCGATTAACTCTACATTTGATAGTTTGCGGATTAAATTTTTGCTAGATTCTACGCTTTTAGCTACTCTTAAAGCGTGGCAATTAGAGTGCCATGCGACTTTGATTTTATCGCCTTTATCTTGGTAATCTACTTTTAGAATTTCATCTAAGTATTGACTTAGATCATATACTCTAGCGGCGAATTTTTGAACCTTGTCAAATTCGCTACTTCCTTCAAAAAGCTCTAAATAATCATGCCCCATCATACCAGCGCAAGAGCCACTAGGGACGATAATCGGGATATCTTCATCAAATAAATTTATATTATGCATAGCTACAGCTCTACTCTCATCAAAATATCCGCTATTAAAAGATGGTTGAGAGCAACAGGTTTGATTTTTTTTGAAAATCACCTCCACGCCCCCACGGCGTAGAAGTTTAATAGCATTTAAAACGCTATCTTGCATAGCAGCACTACCAAGGCAAGTAGCGAAAAAATATACTTTTCTCATAGATATTAACCCTTAAGTACGATATCTGGGATAATTCCTTGCATAAAGAATGCGATGATTAAAGTCCAAATACCAATTAAGATAATGAAAGCAACTGAGTATTTAAGTGTGAATTTAAATAGCTCACTCTCACGACCTACTAAACCAACAGCAGCGCACGCTATAGCGATACTTTGTGGGCTTATCATCTTACCTACGACACCACCAACAGAGTTAGCTGCCAAAAATAGTGCTTCACCAACACCAAGCTCTCTAGCGCTAACTTGTTGAAGTGGGCCAAATAGAAGATTTGAGCTTGTATCTGAACCTGTTAAGAATACGCCTATCCAACCAATCACAGGGCTAAAGAAGGCAAAAGCATCGCCAGTTTGAGCAAAAGCAAGACCTAGAGTTGTACTCATAGCAGCGTTTTTAGCGATAAAGGCAAATGATACAACAAGACCGATTGTAATACAAGGAATCGCCATCTCTTTTAGCGTATCCCAGAAGCAATCTGCGGCGTCGTTGGCTTTGATTTTTAAAAACCAAATTGATAAGAAAGCAGCTAGTAATATAGCGGTGCCAGCTTGAAGGCCTACAAAGCTGATATTTAAATTTAACCCAATAGCCTTACCAGTAGCATCAACTATGCTTGTGCCTACATTGTTAGCAGCTAGAGTTACAACTGTGTAATCAAATACCCCGCCTTTAGCAAATAGCGCTTTAAACCATGGTTGAGTCCATAGAATTATACAAGCGATTAATAGGATAAATGGTAGCCAAGCTTTGAATATTTGGCCGTTACTAAGTTCGGTTTTGCTTGTAAAGTCTGTTTGGTCATCAAGTCTAAATATATTAGATGGTTTCCAAATTTTCAAAAATGCAGTAGTACAAATAAGAGATACAACAGCAGAAACAATATCAGGAAGCTCGGCACCAAGGTAGTTTGAGCTGATAAATTGTGTAGCAGTAAAGCTAATTGCAGCTACTAAAATTGCTGGAAATGTCTCTTTAACACCTTTAAATCCATCCATTAAAAATACAATGAAAAATGGAACAGTAAGGCTAAGTGGAACTAGCATTCTACCAACCATTGCTGAGACTTCATATTGTTCTACACCAACTAAATTTGCCATCGCAATAATAGGAATACCCACAGCACCAAAGGCAACAGGAGCAGTATTAGCTATCAGACACAATCCAGCAGCATATAAAGGCTTAAGTCCAAGACCAACTAAAAGCGCAGCAGTGATAGCAACTGGGCCACCAAAACCGATAGCACCTTCTAAGAATGAACCAAAACAAAATCCAATTAAGATAACTTGAATTCTGTGGTCTGGAGTGATGCTAATAACGCTTTGTTTGATAACTTCAAATGAGCCAGATTTAACTGAAAGTTTGTATAAGAATATCGCAGCGATGATGATCCAAGCGATCGGCCACATACCTTGTGCGAAGCCTTGAACGAAGCTAGCACCGATGAGAGAAAAAGGCATATCATATACAAATAACGCCAAAACAGAAGCCAAAATAACTGTTAAAAAAGCAGCCATATAGCCTTTTAGCTTAAAAACTAAAAGCGAAACCAAAAAACATAAAATTGGCAAAAACGCCACCAACGCACTTAGCCATATATTGCCAAGTGGATCATATATCTGTGTCCATTGCATATAGACTCCTATCGATAAAAATTTTGTGAAATTTTATTTTAGCGTAAATTATTATTAAATTTAAAATAAATTATAAAAATTGTTTAAAAAAATTGTTTGAGTGTGTATAATCGTAACATTATAATTAAATTTATTTATAAATTTCAGTTTGATAGAGTATCTCCGCCCAGAGTAGGGCAGAGTAAATTTATAGAGCTTTGGATATAATTTTAGCGAGTTTAGAGCTAAATTCGCTTGGATTTTCTATACTCATACCTTCGCTGATTTTAGCCATATTTAGGATTAGTATAGCAACATCGTTTATCATTAATTCGTTATTAGCTAATTTGGCGATGATTTCGTGATTTGGATTGATCTCTAAGATTGGCTTGATTTTTGGTGCTTCTTGACCCATCTGTTTTAATAAAGTTTGCATAGCGTAGTCTGGGTCATTTTTGTCATAGATTAGGCACGCTACGGAGTCGCTTAGGCGATTTGATATTTTGACATCTTTGACTTCATCTTTTAAGATCTCTTTGATTTTGCTTATTAGGGCGTTTGTCTCATCACTAGTTGAAATTTCACTGCTAGTTATCTCGCTATCTATATCAGAGCTATTTATACTCTTAAATGGTGTGGAGTCATACTCATTTACCATAGGCAAGACTATTGTATCTATCTCTTCATCACAGATTAGGACATTTATCCCTTTGGATTTAAACCCTTCTAAAAGTGGTGAGTTTCGTAGCATACTCTCATTTTGGCCGCTGATATAATATATCGATTTTTGATCTTCTTTCATTGCGGCTTTATACTCTTTTAGCGTGATTGGCTTGTCGTTTAGAGTGGATTTAAATAGGCATAAATTTAAGATATTATCTTTATTAGCATTAAATCCATATAGGCCCTCTTTGATAACATTACCAAAAAGAGAGTAGAGCTTAGAGTATTTTTCTTTATCGTTATTTAGTAGTTTTTCTAATTCGCTTAGGATTTTTTTGACGCTTTGGTCTTTGACTGCGGTTAGAATTTTATTCTCTTGTAAGATTTCACGGCTTACATTTAATGGGATATCTTCTACATCCATAACCCCACGCACAAATCTAAGATATGGCGGTAGAAGCTCTTTAGCGTCATCAGTGATAAATACACGCTTAACATAGAGTTTTACACCACTTTGATAATCTACTCTAAATAGATCAAATGGTTGAGTTGATGGGATATAAAATAGGGTAGAATACTCTATTTTGCCCTCTGCTTTTGTATGGATATGCAATAGTGGATCGCTACTATCGTGGCTTATTTGCTTATAAAAGTCATTGTAATCGCTATCTTTTAAAGTAGATTTACTCATTCTCCATAGGGCGCTTGCTTTGTTGATTTGAGAATTTTTGCTCTCATAATGGCCCTCTTTTTCATTATCTTGTGGGGCTACCCACTCATCTCTATCCATATAAATAGGATATGGAATGTGATTTGAGTATTTTGTGATGATATTTTCTATTCTAAAACTATCTGTAAATTCATCATCATTAAGGTATAGAGTGATCTGTGTGCCGTGGCTATCTAGCGTGGATTTTGAAATTTCATATCCATTTGTATCGCTACTCCATTTATATGCATCGCTACTTAGGGCTTTGCGACTGATAACTTCTATTTTGTTAGCTACCATAAATGCTGAGTAAAATCCAACCCCAAATTGACCTATTAATGAGCTATCTTTCTTCGCATCTCCGCTCATGGATTCTATAAAGCCTTTTGTTCCGCTTCTTGCGATGGTGCCTAGATTGTTGATTAGATCATCTTCATCCATGCCTATGCCATTATCTGTGATTACTAATGTTTTGGCCTCTTTATCTAGTTTGATATCAATTCTAGGGGTGTATTGAAGTGATTTATAATCATCATTAGTTAAGCATAGATAATTTAGCTTATCTAGTGCGTCGCTTGCGTTTGAGATTAACTCTCTTAAGAATATCTCTTTATTAGAGTAGAGTGAGTGGATCATTAAATTTAAAAGATCGCTCACTTGTGTTTGAAATTGATGTTTTTGCATATTTTCTCCTTTTGTTTTGTAAATAATTATAACTGACTAAATTTAACCATCATTCAAAAATCACAAATGGTAAGGTTAGTGTATTTTTGATTATACTAAATGGGGTTTTTAAGACATCTTTTATAACTTGTGTTTTGATATCTGGCTTATCTATCGTGCCATTTATGGTGATTATGGTGGATATGCTTTTATCTTTGCCTAATAATATGTGATTGACTAATGGAATTTTGTCTATTATAGTACTAGCGTCTTTTAGTAGCTTTAGCTCTAGGATTATATCTAGGCTATTGTCTTTTAAATTTATATTTCCACTACCTATTATATCAGCGCTTGCGCCTTTGATATCTATAGCGTGGATAGTAAGATTATCATCAACTCTTTGGATTCTTATAATCCCATCTTTAACGCTAAAACCTTTGGTGTTAAAATCTGGGACTTTAAATATCAATAAAGATGGTATAGAGTCTAAAAATACTAAGAGTTGTTGGTAGATTATATAATCATTTAAATATGTATCTTTAAGCTCTAAATCGGCTTTAAAATTCCTACTATTTTGACCTATTAACTTAATACCAAAAATACCTTCGCTAAAGCTATTAAAATCCATAATATCATTGATTACAGTAGCCGAGATACCATTTCCTTTGACTTTTAAGATATTTTTGCCTTCAATTATAGATATATATCCACCATCAAACTCACCATCAAATTTAAGCTCATTTTGGTTTTTGCTACCGCTGAAATGCTCAAAGAATATTGTTTTATTGATATCTGTGGCGTTTATGATCGTATCAGTGGCAATGAAATTTATATTTGTTTCTAGGTTACTTTTGGCTGAATTTGTATCAATAGAGATTTTGGCTGAGTTTAAAAATATATTTATCTCATCATTTATAATGGTAGCGTTTATCACTCCGCTATCACTTTTTATATCTATTATATCATCTATTTTTATAGTGAAATTATCATCAGTGTAGCTATCATTTTTTCTATTTATGATTGGTAGATTGAAATTCACATTAGTTGCTCTAGCGCTAAATTTATCAAAGTCATCTGTGGTAACCTTGATATTAGCTTTTGTGATATTTAGGTCGTTTATGAGCTTAGAATAGGGCTTGATATTATCAATTTTTGGGATATTTATACTTATTGGTTGGCTTAAATTTACATCATAGCCTAAGCTTTTAGAGCTGATTACAGCGTCATTTGTAAAATTTAAGGTGATATTGTCATCTAAATTTTTGATATTAATTAAATTTGGGATTATAAATGAGTTGAATTTGGTATCGAAGTTGGCAATTTTGCTATTTGCGTCTATAAAAGCACTAAAATTCGCATCAAAAATGCTATTTTGGATATGGCCGTTTTGGATTGTGATTTTATCATTTTTTAAGCTTATTTGAGCGTGTTTGGAGTTAAATTTAGCCCCAGATATATCTATCACGCTCTCATCTAAGACAAACTCGCCATCAGCACTGACTTTGGCATTGTTAAGATAGATATCAAGACGCAGTTTCGTATCCAAAGCCCCGCTATCTTGCGTGATTGGGATTGATATATCATAGGCTTTTAGTATATCATTTATACTTTGGCTATATAGGGATTTGGTCTTGATATCTAATATCAAATTTGAATCGCTATCTAGGTTATTTATGCTTAGTCCCACATCGGCTTTTTGGTCTTGATAAATCGGATCTTTGATATCAAATATCAAATTTGAGTTTTCAAAGGTGATTATAACCGAACTAGCAGTCGCAGCTGGGAGATTAGGGTGGAATTTGACAATTGGCATATTGGCACTTGCTTTGGCATATATCTGTGGTATAAATGGATTATTATCACTAAAATTAAACTTCCCACGCAAAATTTCAAGCCTATAATCTTTGGCAATTATATATCCATATATCCAATTTTTTATCTCATTATCTAAGCTTATCTTGCTAGCTAAAGCCTCCATAAATTGAGCTATGCTAGGTGCGCTGACATTGGATATTTCATAATTTAAGATATCATTATCGATATTTAAGCTCAAATCCCCATTTAGCTCATATGAGCTAAATTTGCCCCTAAAACTATGCTTATCATCGTAGAAATTTAAATTCAAATATCCATTAATTGTGGTATTGAGATCTTTAAATCTCATCTCATTTATGGATAAATTTAAATTGTGATTTTGTCTAGTTAGATGAGCGTTGATATATAGATTTTTGCTATCTAGATTAAATTTATTATCTGTGTAGATGAAGTAGGATTTTCTTTGGCCTATTGAGATGTTTTCTAACTCTATTGTATTAAATAGCATATCGATCCATTTGGCAAAGTGTATGGATTTTAGCGACTCTTTGGAGTTAGTTTGATTATTATCAGATGGTAAAATATCTATATTTTTTGCTTTTAGTGTAATTTTGTTATCTAATTTTATATATAATTGCGAAATTTTAAATCGGTCAAAATCTAGCGATTCTATTTTAATTCCGATTTTTAACCATATAAAAAGGGCAAGAAAGATGGCTATAAATAGTGTTAAAAATATCACCAAAAAGCGATTTTTGAATATAATTTTTGAGATTGTATTCATAATTTTCCTAACGATTTTCGCATCACTATCTCAGACAATGACTACAAGCAAAGTTGTATATCTGCCACAAGGAAGCGTGGGTGAAATTATATCTTATTTAGCTAAACTAAATTTTAAGGTTGATGGATTTGATAAATATATTTTGGTTTTGATGGGATATCCACAATCTGGCTGGATAGATATAGGCACGACTACTCTTAGTAAATTTGATTTTTTATATAAGCTTACTACGGCTAAGGCTGCTATGAGAGATATCACTTTAATCCCTGGAGAGACTACGGCGTATTTTTTCTATGATATAGCTAAGAAATTGGGTTTAGATTACAATGAGCTTATGAGAAATTATCTAGCAAATTCACCTATAAAAGAGGGATTTTTAGTCCCTGAGACATATAAAATTCCAGTTGGGATAAGCGAGGCTCATTTGGTCTATTATCTCATAAATGTATCTAAAAAACAGCATGAGAGCCTAAGCCAAAAGATATTTGGTCAATGGGATGAGAGGCGTTGGTATGAGTTTATCATAGTAGCATCAGTAATCCAAAAAGAGGCCGCAAATACAAGTGAAATGCCTATAGTATCATCAGTTATATATAATAGATTAAAAATCGGTATGAAGCTACAAATGGATGGAACGCTAAATTATGATCTATACTCTCATGAAAAGATCACCCCACAAAGAATAGCCAAAGACAACACTAGGTATAACACATATAAATACGCAGGCCTACCACCAAATGCCGTTTGTAATGTTAGTTTTGATGCGATAAAAGCAGCAATTTTCCCTAAAAAGACAAACTATCTATATTTTGTAAGAGATAAAAGCACAGGTGCTCATATATTTAGCTCTACTTATGAAGCGCATATAAAAGCAATTGATCGCTCTAATAAGGCTAAATAATGCCACTTTCAAAGCTAAATAAAGAGCAGTATAGAGCAGCCACAGCACCTATGGGGCATAATCTCATCATAGCTAGTGCAGGAACAGGTAAAACAAGCACAATTGTAGCTAGGATAGCTCATCTTCTAAACTCAGGGATAAAGGCTAATAAAATTTTGTTATTAACATTTACCAATAAAGCCGCTAGTGAGATGATAGAGAGATTAGGGCGTTACTTTGATAATGATATAGTATCTCAAATCACAGCCGGGACATTTCACTCTGTATCAAATTCACTTCTAAAATCCCTTGATAAAGGGGTGATTTTAAAGCAACCTAGCGAATTAAAAACACTATTAAAGAGTATCACAGATAGAAGGCAATTTCATAGAATTAGCGATATTAAGGGATATAGCGGGGCGTATTTGTATGATATATACTCTTTATTTTGTAATAGCTGTGTAGGTGGAGAGAGCTTTGTAGATTGGTTTAGTGTTAATTATCCAGATCAGGTGGAATTTGCTGAAATTTATGATGATATTTTGCGTGAGTTTGAAGAGACTAAGAGCAATTTTAACTATGCTGATTTTAATGATCTATTGATTAAGATGAGAAATG is part of the Campylobacter lanienae NCTC 13004 genome and harbors:
- a CDS encoding sensor histidine kinase, translated to MYSKKYILPIFLLYTLSSMIFLIGFATMYYKEAKFDIIKRDKIRLEAFAKELEYILRLNNNIDNIMKLKSFYPINFYNIKTGKYIYKSFDTPKFKGKFYEGLDALYMRENIHAKRRTIELFVELKSEDTIKDINQLFWRVWLIAGAVFVLVGLIAFVLVKLAYLPLLAQIKALNNFITDTTHEINTPLSVILMSSEMFDKNPPKYLENIKIAAKTLSGIYNDLALNLKNNPNVISKFNIQTLLESRIKLFELSANSKGLKFEIKTSSFELSSDIQKVGKILDNLISNAIKYSSKNSKIIINLDQNSFEIINFGATISKENIDKIYDKFSRFDTQNGGFGIGLSLVKRYCDELGLSIECESGDNQTKFRVILRDFKDR
- a CDS encoding response regulator transcription factor; this encodes MSSKILLIEDEPMLCEMISDYLVEQGFEVVSSDNYEDGLSLAYEGKFDIFIFDVKIIGGNGFDLLNELRSSGINTPCIYITSLNDINDLVKGFKSGCDDYIKKPFELAELHLRVDNILKRKFSHSSSDNYVEISPNIKFDIIQKRLIKDNAIVQIAKKEADLLVLFLKNRGKILSRDEIYMNLWDYGQVPSELSLRVYIRNLRKIIGEEKIISHPKIGYEYV
- a CDS encoding LutC/YkgG family protein, giving the protein MNRIDEISAKSKNLILSRLKDSYKITGHESTPSIDPVEHIQTTDNTLAEMKQKMSDNKYIVHECEPSALEDTINEIVASYGYKKMIYGSGLNLNLDKIKADQKICFDKPIEELRSDVFHSEFSIVHAEYGVSSHGVALLKSSQAQPRMLSLAPNLCIVLLKKDRVKNSLVSALNALKVDQNGKLPSNILFIAGPSRTADIELITVFGVHGSQKAHLILY
- a CDS encoding lactate permease LctP family transporter, which produces MQWTQIYDPLGNIWLSALVAFLPILCFLVSLLVFKLKGYMAAFLTVILASVLALFVYDMPFSLIGASFVQGFAQGMWPIAWIIIAAIFLYKLSVKSGSFEVIKQSVISITPDHRIQVILIGFCFGSFLEGAIGFGGPVAITAALLVGLGLKPLYAAGLCLIANTAPVAFGAVGIPIIAMANLVGVEQYEVSAMVGRMLVPLSLTVPFFIVFLMDGFKGVKETFPAILVAAISFTATQFISSNYLGAELPDIVSAVVSLICTTAFLKIWKPSNIFRLDDQTDFTSKTELSNGQIFKAWLPFILLIACIILWTQPWFKALFAKGGVFDYTVVTLAANNVGTSIVDATGKAIGLNLNISFVGLQAGTAILLAAFLSIWFLKIKANDAADCFWDTLKEMAIPCITIGLVVSFAFIAKNAAMSTTLGLAFAQTGDAFAFFSPVIGWIGVFLTGSDTSSNLLFGPLQQVSARELGVGEALFLAANSVGGVVGKMISPQSIAIACAAVGLVGRESELFKFTLKYSVAFIILIGIWTLIIAFFMQGIIPDIVLKG
- a CDS encoding LutB/LldF family L-lactate oxidation iron-sulfur protein is translated as MSKKMPHEQIVKIKLGDTQLRQNLTVAMHTLQKNRLNVINAKFSNWQGLRDKAKKAKNNALMSLSDRLIEFEKNATKNGIKVHWASSATDACEIIYELMRQNNIKKILKGKSMASEEIGLNHYLANKGLNAIETDLGELIIQLNDEAPVHIVVPAIHKNRNEIGKIFQEKLGSNLESEPEKLNQIARKHLRDQFEGLEMGLSGVNFAMSKEGAFWLIENEGNGRMCTTAPKIHVALCGIEKVMESFEDAATMVHLLTPSATGQFIPTYNNIITAPRNDEFDGPKEVHLILFDHHRSDMLAHHDYYEALRCIRCGACMNFCPVYDKIGGHSYQTVYPGPIGEVISPNIFGMEATGDILTFCSLCGRCSEVCPVRIPLADLIRKLRANKVGQGKNPPLSTQNSHKNRAEAFAMKQFAKIATNGALWRFSLSKTHLFNSVLHKFQNSIPVIKSWSQYKELPQIKKNLYKELENMEGVRYE
- a CDS encoding (Fe-S)-binding protein; amino-acid sequence: MRKVYFFATCLGSAAMQDSVLNAIKLLRRGGVEVIFKKNQTCCSQPSFNSGYFDESRAVAMHNINLFDEDIPIIVPSGSCAGMMGHDYLELFEGSSEFDKVQKFAARVYDLSQYLDEILKVDYQDKGDKIKVAWHSNCHALRVAKSVESSKNLIRKLSNVELIELEHEEECCGFGGTFSIKESDISNAMALAKIEDIKNTGASYLISGDGGCLLNIAGTMKRNGVDIKCLHLYDFLIKRLEGVSL